In Brachypodium distachyon strain Bd21 chromosome 5, Brachypodium_distachyon_v3.0, whole genome shotgun sequence, the genomic window CATTTAAGCCACCTCCAATCCGAACTATGTTTGCAAGGGATGCAAGTGATGGCAAAGCTGTCATACACGTGCATCATCCGAGCACTATCGCATATGAAAGCAGGGATCAAGGCAGTACTACTAATAGTTTCTTCGGTGCTTCCTGGGCCTGGCTGCTGTAATAATCTGCTCTTCATCTCCACTTCATCTTGCATGTGAACATACCAGTCTTGGCCTGTTGGAGTCGGGCTAGTTGGGCAAGCCCACATCCAGCTGATTGCACCTTCATTACCAGCACCGGCCTCGAGGTGGCCTCGAAAGATGGCATCActtgcatataaatatttatCAGGCTGTTTCAGGCTACCGATTCCTTGAGCAACTTTGCTACCACCACCAGAAATACTACTTGTAGGAGGTGAATCCATTTCCATATATACAAAGACTGGCCTGACATAGTTTTCCAGTGGCACAATTGACCTGAGGAGCCTTACATCCCTTACAGAGATGTACCAATTAAAGTCAAAGGGTGCTGTTTGACCGATGCCTTGTTGTGTAGTAGCAACATTATGGATAGATAATGATCTTGTAACAGCACTAGCCTCCTTGGTACTCTCTTCACGATTAGGTTCACTAGGTGATGCAGATTGTATGGTGTTGATGTGCAGCACTTTCAAAACACGTGtctttttgttttctggtGGCCATAATATTGCACACAGCTTCTCGCAGCCCAGCAGGATGAGACGCTTGAGGTTTGGAGCTTCCACTTCTCTGAGGTCGAGGGTTTTAACTGTTGTGCCCGAGAGGTCAAGCTCCTCGAGGCTTCCCAAATATCCTCTGAGTAGTATATTCTTCAACCGAGAACAACCCCGGAAGGAGATGCTAGATATCTTGGCAGCAGTTTGAGCTTTCTGAATGAAGCTAAATGACTCAAGAGATGGAGACAGAACTTCGTTGTCCAAGTTAGATGTCACAACATTGTTTGCATTGGACATATTGGGGGGTTCTTGATTAGTTGTGTCTTGGTCCTCCGTTACTCGGAGCATGACAAGGCTAAGGCTACCACGACACAAATCACTTACGCTCCCGTACTTGACTCCCTCCACATTCAACTCCCTTAGGTCAACCATTGATCTCTTCATTTTCTCTGATAACAGCCAGTACCATTCTGTGTGCGTCAGGCTCAGCACCCATAGCTTGTGGAAACATAATATGTTTTCGTTGCTTGGATGCTCCTGAACTGTCATGTCTGTGCAATGGTCGAGATGTAGCAATCTTAGTTGGCTGCAACCGAGGAAGGGAGGAGATGTAAAACTGAAGCTGCAACAGGACAGATGCAACACACGCAGCTTGCTGCTTTGTGAATGTTGGAACAGGCTAACTGGCAATAATACTGGTACTGTATTTATTGGTGATTCTTCTGCATAAAGGAAGAAGGATGTTGCCTCCGGAGGCAGCACACGAGCATGATCCTGCAGCAGTTCTTTGTGTGTGGTGAATTCCCAGCGCTTATCTTCAAAGTCAGCAGTATCAGGATAAAGTTCGTCCGTTAAGTTATCAATTATCTCATCCCAAGTGACCAACAACATGTTTCTATGCAGACGATCGCCAATCTCCCATGCTGATGTATCGCCTTGGCCTTGTAGTATCCCATCGCAGATCCAATAGCTGGATACATGGGTACCCAAGTCAATGCCACTAAAAGAAGCCAAGCCTTTTACTACAAATGCGTACCAGAAGCACTGCTTGACTACATTTTGGTCCATGTAGTCAGGATCAACAATCCCTGTGCATTTGGCAACCTCCTCGGCCTCTTCACGCATTAGACCCCTCCGCAGCTCTTTATCCGTAAATTCAGAACCAAGAGAAGTACGGAGATCAACATCTGTCTGCATCTTCATCTTTTCCTGTTCTCCGTCTTCTAGTTCCAGTCCGAGCCGAAACCTCCCGTGCCAGGTCCACAGCACCTTGTTACTCATAAGTGATATTACTGGGACACCACACTCATACAAATCAATGTATCTTCTGCTCCCATTGTGAAACACCACCACAAATGTATTGTTAACAAGCTTTCTGAATATTTCCCTTCTGATATGTGATATCACCCCTCTGGACCCTTGATCCGTCCCATTGAAATCATCATCCTCGTTGCACTGATCAAAGATAGCCATCACTGAGTGCGGAAGCTGTAGCTCCTCCGCAATCGTCTTCTGCAGAGCCCTCATGCTTTTCCACACAGAGCAATCCACATGGATAATCTTGTCAAACTTGTTCGGTCTTTTGGATGATTTCAGGCGTTGGGCTACCAGATTGAGAACAGCGGATGCTCCCAATCCACCCCAGCCCCTGAAGTAGATCATATTTCCTTGGTTTGTATCCTCCAGAACATCAATTATCTCTCCTGCTGCAGCATCAATGTTTCTTGCCTGAATCTCAATCTCCTGCAGTGCACAATAGTGTTCACACCAAATGAGGTTGGTCAGTAAATTAAAGGTGAATCTTCACTTCAAAGTAGTACCCTAGAAATTGTGAAGACATAATTCACTAACATATAGACAGATAAAGAAAGTGGACAGGTGCGCTTGTACAAAAACATGCCAGTGATAGCTAACTGCTTAATTATCACCGATCGAGTGAGCAAATAATTAACTGTCAAATATCATACCCCacccgtccggaaataagtgactaaATTATGCGGTAGTTTGTTCAAACTTCATCTGGTAGCAATGACACAAGTAATTAAGGAAACTCTTGCTACAAATTATTAAAAGGCCGAAATATTCCAACGAAGAGAAATGGCATCTGTATCCTTCACTGTTCAGTACATGCATGATGGATTACCTGTGGAGCCATGATGACAAATTGGTTGCTGGATCAATTAATCTCCAGGGCCAAGATCCATGTCGACAGACTTGAAAACTCTAACCCATGGCTCGATCTGCAAGTATATATCGAGAAGAAGTTACAACATGCAAGATCTAGGTTCCCTCATCACAGAAGAAAATCAGAGTATGTAGTTGTGTATAGAAAATCAGAGTAAGTAGTTAATCTACAGATGTTATGTATAAAAAATCAATGTATGTAGTTATTACCTTGCTTTCCAAGCGCGTCGAATTCAATCTTGGCGAGCTTACAGAACTTAGCTGGCTAGATGAGGGTCACGATCGATGAAACTAGTAAGTTGAAGTCATACACGGGCATGACTGGTGGCACATGCATATGCTGGTATTCCTTCCTTGTGTGCGAGTGTGCTTTGCTacacttgttttcttttctcaaccAAAAGCTGCCAATTCAATTCCTTGCTTCTTACGCACTGCGTACGTCCATCATCAGATGCTTTGCTTGATGGGTTTAAAGATCACAAAGATACAAAAGCTAAAGACACGATTAAGCTGTTCTTTTGTTAAAGTCAtcctgttcttttttttcattccaaGAAGTCATCCTAAGCGGATCAGTTTTTCCAGTCTCGTCGCACAAGCTTGACCATCAAGCTACTATTTCCATGAATCTCAGATTGGAATATCAAAATCATAACTTTggcaacaaattaattatttcTCTGTATTTGAGGAAAGACTGCTGATTCCTATCCGGGAAGACTAATGATTAATTTTAGGTTGGAATTTTCGCACTCAAGGGATATGCCCACACGATTTGTTAAGTATGTACTTGTAGTTGTACATCTAAAAACTAATATAATTATATGTGCATTTTACATAAAAGATAAATAGTCGTACCAAATACACTTTCGACCTTTTATATTTTCAATATGCTGGCAATTTCTGCTAAAATGAAATCTACACATTTCTCTAAATATATTGCTTATGCAAATCAAAGTAGTTTACTTCTTGCTTTTTCTAGGGTCCATGTCATCACGCACACTGAAATATGGCTCGTAAGTGTCAGGGCAAATACattttttctgaatttatattttttttagggaaagctTTAGGTCATCGGACCTATAGAAAATTTTCCGAATTAATATACTACCAGACCATATAATGAACATAAAAGGCATGTCACTcctatagtttttttttcaaaaaggagggTGTCCTGGCTTCAGCATCGATCGCATCTCAAGGCTTGCATACGAAAAAACTGATAAAACtaatgaaaggaaaaaaaaatcaatctcCTTCGGCCTAAAATTGGCGCGCCGTCCAAACCGGCTAAAGAACTCCCGTGCTATCATCTAAACGGTTGCACCCAGAT contains:
- the LOC100840995 gene encoding uncharacterized protein LOC100840995; protein product: MAPQEIEIQARNIDAAAGEIIDVLEDTNQGNMIYFRGWGGLGASAVLNLVAQRLKSSKRPNKFDKIIHVDCSVWKSMRALQKTIAEELQLPHSVMAIFDQCNEDDDFNGTDQGSRGVISHIRREIFRKLVNNTFVVVFHNGSRRYIDLYECGVPVISLMSNKVLWTWHGRFRLGLELEDGEQEKMKMQTDVDLRTSLGSEFTDKELRRGLMREEAEEVAKCTGIVDPDYMDQNVVKQCFWYAFVVKGLASFSGIDLGTHVSSYWICDGILQGQGDTSAWEIGDRLHRNMLLVTWDEIIDNLTDELYPDTADFEDKRWEFTTHKELLQDHARVLPPEATSFFLYAEESPINTVPVLLPVSLFQHSQSSKLRVLHLSCCSFSFTSPPFLGCSQLRLLHLDHCTDMTVQEHPSNENILCFHKLWVLSLTHTEWYWLLSEKMKRSMVDLRELNVEGVKYGSVSDLCRGSLSLVMLRVTEDQDTTNQEPPNMSNANNVVTSNLDNEVLSPSLESFSFIQKAQTAAKISSISFRGCSRLKNILLRGYLGSLEELDLSGTTVKTLDLREVEAPNLKRLILLGCEKLCAILWPPENKKTRVLKVLHINTIQSASPSEPNREESTKEASAVTRSLSIHNVATTQQGIGQTAPFDFNWYISVRDVRLLRSIVPLENYVRPVFVYMEMDSPPTSSISGGGSKVAQGIGSLKQPDKYLYASDAIFRGHLEAGAGNEGAISWMWACPTSPTPTGQDWYVHMQDEVEMKSRLLQQPGPGSTEETISSTALIPAFICDSARMMHVYDSFAITCIPCKHSSDWRWLKWCRVERCPKLHVVFPTPQKSYNVNIYIRLELFWASQLPMACYIWNWNTTTQPGWRSFQNLVFLHLDNCPRLIHVLPLSKYMATLPNLETLEIVCCGDLREVFPLDPKRQGKRKIIEFPKLRRIHMYELPKLQHICGSRMSAPNLETIVVRGCWSLRRLPAVSGNTAKRPKVDCEKDWWDNLDWEGMEANQDHSLYELTHSKYYKAQLSRGALLR